The Pseudomonas sp. HOU2 DNA window GACGGTCGCTACGAAGAGGCCCTGGCCCTGCTCGACACCTTGAAACAACCGAACACCGCCAAGGCCCTCAACTATCGCGGTTACGCCACGCGAAAACTCGGGCGTACCGATGAAGGCATCGGCTATTACCTGCAATCGGTGAAACTCGATCCGCAGTACGCGCAAGTGCGTGAATACCTCGGTGAGGCCTATGTGATCAAAGGCCGCGTCGACCTGGCGCAGCAACAGTTGCAGCAGATCAAATCGATTTGCGGCACGTCCTGCGAGGAATACCAGGATCTGGCTGAAGCCATCAACGATTCATCGAAAACCTGAGATAGATAAAGGAACGCCATCATCGTCAGCGATCAGGCATTCAGAGCAGAACTCGGACAGCATCTGGCGCGACTGTGGCGCTACGGCCTGCTGCTGTCGCGCAATCGGCACGTTGCCGAGGATCTGGTGCAAGCCACGTGTGTGCGGGCGCTGGAACGTGCCGGCCAATATGTGGCCGGCACGCGCATGGATCGCTGGTTGCTGAGCATCCTGCATTCGATCTGGCTCAACGAAGTGCGCGCGCGTCGGGTGCGTCAGGGCACAGGCCAGGTCGATGCCGACGGGCAACTGGCCTTCGACGGCGAATACGCCGCACAAACCCACGTGATGGCGGCACAGGTGATCCGCCGGGTCGATGCGTTGCCGGAAACCCAGCGCGAAACCGTTTATCTGGCCTACGTTGAAGGCCTGTCCTACCGCGAAGTCGCCGAGATCCTGCAAGTGCCGATCGGTACCGTGATGAGCCGTCTGGCCACCGCGCGGCTGAAACTGGCCGAGTACCCGCCGCTGCAAGCCGTGCCGAAAACCACTGGAGGTGACCACCCATGAACAAGCCCTCCGACGAACAACTGGTGGCCTACCTCGACGACGAACTGGATCCCGCGTATCGCGCTCAACTCGACAGCGCGATTGTCGACGACCCGTTGCTCAGCCTGCGCGTGCAATGGTTCGAACGCAGCAGCCTGCCGTACAAAGAGGCCTATGACGAACTGGCGCAACAGGCGCCGCTGGAGCGTTTGCAGGCGCGCCTCGATGCCATCCCTGCCCCTCAGCGGCCAGGCCTGAGCCGACGCTGGTTCATTGGTGCGGCCGCCGCGAGTCTGCTGGCGGGCGGCGTGTTGGCCGATCGCCTGTTTCTCGCCTGGCAGTCACAGCAAGCGCATAACTGGCGCGCCCTGGTCGGCGACTACATGGCGCTGTATGTACCGCAAACGCTCGATCATTTGCCCAGCGACGAGGCCAGCCAACGCGCGCAATTGCGTGCGGTGGATGCGCGGCTCGGCCTGAACCTGTCACCGGCGCTACTGAAGTTGCCGGGCGCTGAACTCAAACGTGCACAAATGCTCGAGTACGACGGCGTACCGATTGCGCAACTGACCTATCTCGATGCGAAACACGGGCCGCTGGCCTTGTGCGTGACTCGCTCCAACAGTGGCAGCCAGCCTTTGGCGCACGAACGGCGGCATGAGATGAACGTGGTGTATTGGACCGAAGGTGAGCATGCGTGGATGTTGATCGGGCACAATCCGGCCCCGGCGCTGGAAGACCTCGCCAGACACTTGATCGAACGGTTGAGCGCATGAGTGCCGCTGCCACTATGCTGAGCGCGTGATTATCCAAGGAGGAAGCATCGATGCAGATTTCACCCCGCAGCGCCCTGCTGGTCATCGACGTGCAGAATGACTTCACCCCGGGTGGCCAGTTGGCCGTCCCCGAAGGCGATCTGATCGTGCCGCTGATCAATCGCCTCGGCGCTCTGTTCAAGCAAGTGATCATTGCCCAGGACTGGCACCCGAGCGGCCACGCGTCGTTTGCCTCGAGTCATCCCGGGCGCAAGCCTTACGATGTGATCCAGTTGCCCTACGGCGAGCAGGTACTCTGGCCGGATCACTGCGTGCAAGGCACCGTCGGCGCCGAGTTTCACTCCGAGCTGAAGCTGCCCCACGCGCAACTGATCATCCGCAAGGGCTGCAACCCGGACACCGACAGCTATTCGGCGTTTCTCGAAGCGGACCGACGCACCACCACGGGCCTAGCCGGCTACCTGAAGGAACGTGATATCGACACGGTGTACATGGTCGGTCTGGCGCTGGATTTTTGCGTGATGTTCTCGGCGCTGGATGCGCGGGCGGCGGGGTTCAATGCGTTTGTGCTGCTGGATGCCTGTCGCGCCATTGATATGGAGGGTTCACTGGCGGCGGCGATGGAGCGAATGCAGACGGCCGGGGTTGGCTTGATCCAGTCAAACCAACTGATCTGACACCGCAACCGCATCCCTGTGGCGAGGGAGCTTGCTCCCGCCCGGCGGCGAAGCCGTCGCAAAACCGGCAAATGACGCCTGGCTGCGGATTGCCTAGGGCCGCTTCGCAGCCCAGCGGGAGCAAGCTCCCTCGCCACAGGTTTTCCTTCACTTTATTCAGGCAGCGGTGGGCAACCACAATCTGAATCGCGCCCCGCCCAGCGGCGAACTTTCCACCGTCAGCGTCCCGCCCTGCGCCTCCAGCGCCCGGCGGCTGATCGCCAGGCCCAGGCCAAAGCCACCGGTGGCGCGGTCGCGGCTGCGATCAAGGCGATAAAACGGCTCGAAAATCCGCTCACGCTCGTCATCCGGGATGCCAATCCCATCATCGTCGACCCAGATCCCGCAGCCATCAGGGCTGACCTGCACGCCAATCTGAATACGTTTCTCGCAATAGCGCATGGCATTGCGCAGCAGGTTCTGGATCGCCCGGGCGGTCAGGCGGGGATCCAGCGAAAAGCGTTCGAGCTGACCATGCAACAACACATCAATAACGATGTCCGGTGACTCCAGCTCTTCATCGACACTGCCCAGAATGCTGTCGATGAACTCATCCAGCGAAACCTCAACCTGTTCGGGCAATTGCGCCGGATTCTGCAGGCGACTGTAAGACAGCAGTTCCAGCACCAACTCATCCAGTTCGCGAATGTGCGCAACCAGCCCTTGCAGGCGCTCGCGACTGGTCGCCGGTAAATCATCGGACAGCGCCAGGGCCAGGCCGAAGTCCAGACGGGTCAGCGGTGTACGCAATTCGTGGGACACCGCGTTGAGCAGGTCGCGCTGCTGATTGAGCAGATTTTCGATGTCGCCGGCCATGGTGTCGAACACGTTGGCCAGGCTGCCGATGTTGGAACTGGCGGGTATCTGCGTGCGCTCGTTCAGGTGGCCCTTGCCGAAGCGTTCGGCAGCGCCCTTGAGGCGTTCCAGATCGCGCCAGTGCGGGCGAATCCACAGCAGCAGGCAGGCGAGCATGCTCGCGCCGATCAGCACGTTGATGCTCCAGTACAACAGATTGACGTCCAGCGGATCCGGCGGCACCACCATTTGCACGGCGACATCATCGTTCAGCGGCGTGACCGCCAAGGTGCGCCAGCCCCAATCGCCGATACGCACCACGTTTTCCCCGGCGCGCAAACGCACTTGCTCGGGGGCGGTGAACCCGGCGTCGTCGATACGTGCCAGAGCGATGTGCAGCGGCTGGAAGTCTTTGTCCATCGACTGCGCCAGCGCTGACCACTGGTCTTGCGGCACCGCGTGAAACTGCCGGGTGATCAGCGATTGCAGGCCGCGCGAATAGTCGAGGTTGTAGGTGATGAAGCGCTCGCGGAACGCCATGACCACCAGATCCGGCACCAGATAGATCGCCGCGCTGTAGGAGATGATCGTCACCAGATACAGGCGAAACAGGATTCTGAACATCAGCTCAGCATTCCCACTCGGAACGGCTGAACAAGTAACCCTTGCCCCACACGGTCTTGATCTTGCGCGCCTCGCCGGCGTGGTCGTCGAACTTGCGCCGCAGCTTGGAAATCGCCACGTCCACCGAACGATCGGTGCCGTTGAACTCAATGCCGCGCAAGCGCTGGAGGATCTGATCGCGGCTCAGCACCTCCCCGGCGTGTCGGGCCAGGACCACCAGCAAATTGTATTCGCCGCTGGACAGCTCCACCGGTTGATCGCGCCAGGAAACGGTGCGCTCGGAGAGGTCGATGCACAGATTGCCCATGACGATCCGGTCATTGACCGTCATCGGCTCACCAAGGCTGCTGCGGCGCAGCAAAGTACGCACTCGTGCC harbors:
- a CDS encoding sigma-70 family RNA polymerase sigma factor, whose protein sequence is MLSRNRHVAEDLVQATCVRALERAGQYVAGTRMDRWLLSILHSIWLNEVRARRVRQGTGQVDADGQLAFDGEYAAQTHVMAAQVIRRVDALPETQRETVYLAYVEGLSYREVAEILQVPIGTVMSRLATARLKLAEYPPLQAVPKTTGGDHP
- a CDS encoding tetratricopeptide repeat protein codes for the protein MTIRSVMFAAPLLLVAALSTSMAFANGDESAPVQKPNCPKGQVWDSKSQKCVLQTSSAVPDADRTDYAYRLAKDGRYEEALALLDTLKQPNTAKALNYRGYATRKLGRTDEGIGYYLQSVKLDPQYAQVREYLGEAYVIKGRVDLAQQQLQQIKSICGTSCEEYQDLAEAINDSSKT
- a CDS encoding transcriptional regulator, with the protein product MNKPSDEQLVAYLDDELDPAYRAQLDSAIVDDPLLSLRVQWFERSSLPYKEAYDELAQQAPLERLQARLDAIPAPQRPGLSRRWFIGAAAASLLAGGVLADRLFLAWQSQQAHNWRALVGDYMALYVPQTLDHLPSDEASQRAQLRAVDARLGLNLSPALLKLPGAELKRAQMLEYDGVPIAQLTYLDAKHGPLALCVTRSNSGSQPLAHERRHEMNVVYWTEGEHAWMLIGHNPAPALEDLARHLIERLSA
- a CDS encoding ATP-binding protein yields the protein MFRILFRLYLVTIISYSAAIYLVPDLVVMAFRERFITYNLDYSRGLQSLITRQFHAVPQDQWSALAQSMDKDFQPLHIALARIDDAGFTAPEQVRLRAGENVVRIGDWGWRTLAVTPLNDDVAVQMVVPPDPLDVNLLYWSINVLIGASMLACLLLWIRPHWRDLERLKGAAERFGKGHLNERTQIPASSNIGSLANVFDTMAGDIENLLNQQRDLLNAVSHELRTPLTRLDFGLALALSDDLPATSRERLQGLVAHIRELDELVLELLSYSRLQNPAQLPEQVEVSLDEFIDSILGSVDEELESPDIVIDVLLHGQLERFSLDPRLTARAIQNLLRNAMRYCEKRIQIGVQVSPDGCGIWVDDDGIGIPDDERERIFEPFYRLDRSRDRATGGFGLGLAISRRALEAQGGTLTVESSPLGGARFRLWLPTAA
- a CDS encoding response regulator transcription factor, which encodes MPNILLVEDDTALAELISSYLERNGYSVSVIGRGDHVRERARINPPDLVILDLMLPGLDGLQVCRLLRADSATLPILMLTARDDSHDQVLGLEMGADDYVTKPCEPRVLLARVRTLLRRSSLGEPMTVNDRIVMGNLCIDLSERTVSWRDQPVELSSGEYNLLVVLARHAGEVLSRDQILQRLRGIEFNGTDRSVDVAISKLRRKFDDHAGEARKIKTVWGKGYLFSRSEWEC
- the pncA gene encoding bifunctional nicotinamidase/pyrazinamidase, which gives rise to MQISPRSALLVIDVQNDFTPGGQLAVPEGDLIVPLINRLGALFKQVIIAQDWHPSGHASFASSHPGRKPYDVIQLPYGEQVLWPDHCVQGTVGAEFHSELKLPHAQLIIRKGCNPDTDSYSAFLEADRRTTTGLAGYLKERDIDTVYMVGLALDFCVMFSALDARAAGFNAFVLLDACRAIDMEGSLAAAMERMQTAGVGLIQSNQLI